GCCACTTGGCCCACTCCCAGTGGGGCAGGGCCTCGCGGCCCGCCGCCACCACGATGAGCAGATCCTCCGGAGAGTGCAGCGCCGCCAGCGAGCCGGTCATGGCCCGGGCGGAGGACCGTACGGACTGCGGATCGCCGCTGATCGTGACGTGGTAGAACGCACGCAGCGAAACCGCCATCGGCAGGTCGTCCAGGGTGCTGTGGACGGCGAGGAAGCGCTGCATCGCACCCGCGGTCAGCGGCTCCAGCTGCGCGACGGGGGCGGTCTCCGGGGCGACGAGGGCCCTGGCGAGGGCCTGCGAGCCGAGACCGATGCGGACCTGGGCGAAGTCCTCGTCACCGGGGCGTCGTTCCCACACCCGGCTGCCCTCGGCGACCAGGGCCCACAGCTGTTCGGGCGAGGGGTGGAGGAAGTACTGCGCGTCACGCTGTGCCTTCGCCGTGTCGACGGCCGTGCGCCGGGTCTGCGCCAGGTAGCTCAGGTAGTCGCGGCGCATGTCCGCCAACTCCCCCTGGGAGCCGCGGCGGAAGCGGATCACCATCGCGACGGACATGGCGATCGTCGAGGCGATCATGACCATGCCCATGATCCTCATGAACGGCTGCCCGCTCGTGAAGAAGAAGACCACCGAGCCACCCATGCCGAGCGTCGGCAGGAGTTGCATCAGCACGCTTTCCCGGTGTCCCCGCGGCAGTTCGGGCGGAGGCTGCAGGACGATCTCCTGCGTGGGCACTTCGGACGGCAGCACCCGAGGCGGGCGCTTCACGACGATGTGGCTCACTGTCATCCATTCCCTTGGCCGGCCCGAGAGTCCGTCCGCCGCCCCGTGTCAGGCGGACGCAGGCCGCCGCGTGATCCTACTGACCTCAGTGGGGACAAGGGGGCGATAGGGTGCCGGAAGTTCGCGTCGGCACACGCGAGTTGAGCTGGAGCAACGGGGCATAGCGCGCGATCCGGCGAGTTGCGGAACCCCGGCGACGGCGCGAAAGCTCTGTTCCCCCGACCTCGCCGCACGGTCGGTCACAGGGGACGGGGAAAACCGCGTAGGACTTCCGTACCGTAGGTACAGAATCATCACTGAGGGGGAGCAGCAGGTGAGCATGACGGCCTCCGCGGCAGCCACCGGAGGGGGACCCGGCACGGGAACTCCTGCCGGTGCGGGCACGGGTCTCGGTTTCTGCCGCGTCACCATCGTGGCGCCCGACAGCCGGATCGACGTGGCGCTGCCCGACGACATCCCGGTCGCCGACATCTATCCGGAGATCCTCACACTCTCCCAGCAGAGTCCCGCCGAGGGCGCACCCGTCGGCTACCACCTGGTCCGCCGGAACGGCACCGTCCTCGACAGCGCCCGTTCCTTCGCCGCCCAGCGCATCCTCGACGGCGAGCTCCTCGCGCTGCGCCCGTTCTCCGAGTCCCTGCCCCCCGCCGTCTTCGACGACGTCTCCGAAGCGGTCGCCTCCGCCGTGACCAGCGAACGCACGTTGTGGAGCGGAGACTTGACGCGCGCGGCGGGCCTCGTCGGTGGCGGCGTACTGCCGGTCCTGCTCGCCTTCGTGGCCTGGATGGGCGACCCACTCCACGACATGAACAGCCTGCCCGGCATCCTCGCCGGCGTCGCCGGTGTCCTCCTGGTCGTCCTCGCCTGCGTGCGCGCCCGGGTCTACGACGACCGGGCATCGGCCATCGCCTTGGGTCTCGGCGCCCTCCCCAACGTGGGCGCGGCCGGCTCGGGTCTCCTGCCGCTCGCCGACGGACAGGGCATCGGCAAGCTCCAGTTCCTCCTCGCCTGCGCGGCGGTGCTGCTGGCCTCGGTCCTGCTCACCCTGTGCTCGCCGAGCGGGGACGGCCCGTTCGTCGGCTTCGTCGTCGCCTCCGCCGTCGGCCTGCTCGCCGTGTTCGCGGCGATCCTCGCCGGCTGGACGCCTTCCGAGATCGCGGCCCTGTGCGCCCCGATCGCCGTCGGCGGCCTGGCCTTCCTGCCGGGCCTGTCGATGCGCTTCGCCCGGCTCCCGATCGGCTTCGACACCCCGAACACCGCCCCGCGCAGCGCGTACGACACCGACCCCACCCCCCAGGAGCCGGTCGACGCCGAGCGGGTCACCGCCATGGCGCGGCGCGGACACGAACTCCTGGTCGGCCTGGTGGGCGGCTGCGCGCTGATCGCCGTCGGTTCCTCGGCGGTCCTCGGGTTCTCCTCGAACGTCTGGGCCCAGCTCCTCGCCCTGGCGACCGGCCTGGCCCTGCTGATGCGCGCCCATCTCTTCCGGTACACCGGCCAGGTGGCCCCCGTCCTGGCCGCCGGTCTCGCCTCTCTCGTACTGCTCGGCCTCGGGCTGGCGCTCAATCCGCCGCACTCGATCGTCCGCGAGGCCCTCACGGGCGACCGCACCGACCTCGACATCCGGACCATCTGGCTCGTCGCGGCGATCGCCGCGGCGGGCGCGCTCGTCACGGCGATCGGCCTGATCGTCTCGCGCGGCGGCCTCACCCCGTTCTGGGGACGCTTCCTGGAGATCGCCGAGGGCTTCGTGCTGCTGACCCTGGTGCCGCTGGCCCTGGCTGTGTTCGACGTGTACTCGACGGTCCGCTCGATGACCAGCTGAGCCCCGACCCGCTGCCTTCGTCCAGCGGGGGCAGCGGCGGCCGCAGGTGCCGGGCTGCTGCGGGATCCGTTTCCCGCGCAGTCGGACACGCCGTCGACCGCCACGACGCAGAGCCCTGCGGGTTCGTCGGCTCGATCACTGGGTCAGCGACGAGTGCCCGTCGACCCGGTCAGGCCGTCCGTTGTCCACCCGTCACTCCGGGGCAAGCCCCCCATTGCGGGGCGCCGGCTCCAGATCGAACTCCCCGTCCCGAGCTCCCAGCACGAACGCCCGCCACTCCGCCTCCGTGTAGCGCAGCACCGTGTCCGGGTCGAGCGAGGACCGCATCGCCACGGCCCCCTCGGGCAGGTACGCGATCTCGACCCGCTCCTCGTGCTCCTCGGTGCCCGGTGCGCAGTGCCACTCGACACCGGAGATGTCGAGGGCGTAGAGCTCGTCCCGCTCCCGCTCCTTGCGTGCCTTGATCTCCTCAGCCGTCTCCGCCATGCCGTAGCGACCCCTTCCCGACGTACCAGTTCCCGGAGTGCGGATCCTCGACGTACGAACGATCCGAACCTGCTCACCCTAGTGGCCCCACCCGCCCCGTCCGGCAGGTTCGGGGACCAGCGCAAAGACGTCCCTGACCGCCTGGTACCCTGGTCGACGGCCGTTTGTGTACGCACCCTCGGAGCTCACCGCTCTGGAGGCCGCGCCCAGCGGGTCCCCGCCTTCCGAGTCACGGAAGCTCCCCCGAGAAGCAGACCGGGGGCACTCGGTGGCATTCACAGACTATGAGGAGTACGCGTGTCGCTCGACGCCGCTACGAAGAAGCAGATCATGTCCGAGTTCGGTACCAAGGAGGGCGACACCGGCTCCCCCGAGGTCCAGGTCGCTCTGCTGTCGCGTCGGATCTCCGACCTGACCGAGCACCTCAAGACCCACAAGCACGACCACCACTCCCGTCGTGGTCTGCTGATCCTGGTCGGTCAGCGCCGCCGGCTGCTGCAGTACCTCGCCAAGAAGGACATCCAGCGCTTCCGTGCGCTGGTCGACCGCCTCGGCATCCGCCGCGGTGCGGCGGGCGCCAAGTAAGACGCCGTGAAGGGAGCGGTTCCCGGCAGAAAGGGGACCGCTCCCTTTGCTGTACGTGCGGAGTGTCACCGCGGCTTTGTACTGTGGTAGCACAACGCAATACGGACGACACGCACGACAAGAAGAGGAGAAGCGCGCCTAGCCGCCGCCGGTCCTCGGTAGTGGCCCCCGGGGGGAAGCCCCGGGTGCTTCGATCGAAGACCGGCCCGCACCGCACGGAGCGCTTCTCCGCCACCGTCCCCCTGCCACACGGGCAGCGTGGGACGAAAGACGACAAAGTAACGGAGAACATGCTAGTGGAGAACGAGACCCACTACGCCGAGGCCGTCATCGACAACGGCCCCTTCGGCACCCGCACCATCCGCTTCGAGACGGGCCGCCTGGCCAAGCAGGCCGCCGGCTCCGCCGTGGCGTACCTGGACGACGACACCATGGTGCTGTCGGCCACCACCGCCTCCAAGAACCCCAAGGACCAGCTCGACTTCTTCCCGCTCACGGTGGACGTCGAGGAGCGGATGTACGCCGCCGGCAAGATCCCCGGCAGCTTCTTCCGCCGTGAGGGCCGCCCCTCCGAGGACGCGATCCTCACCTGCCGCCTGATCGACCGCCCGCTGCGCCCGTCCTTCAAGAAGGGCCTGCGCAACGAGATCCAGGTCGTCGCCACGATCATGGCGCTCAACCCCGACCACCTGTACGACGTCGTCGCGATCAACGCCGCCTCCGCGTCCACGCAGCTGGCCGGTCTGCCCTTCTCCGGCCCGATCGGCGGCGTCCGCGTCGCGCTGATCCGCGGTCAGTGGGTGGCCTTCCCGACGCACACCGAGCTCGAGGACGCCGTCTTCGACATGGTCGTCGCGGGCCGCGTCCTGGAGGACGGCGACGTCGCGATCATGATGGTCGAGGCCGAGGCCACCGAGAAGACCATCAAGCTGGTCGAGGGCGGCGCCGAGGCGCCGACCGAGGAGGTCGTCGCCGCCGGTCTGGACGCCGCGAAGCCCTTCATCAAGGTGCTCTGCAGGGCCCAGTCGGATCTCGCCTCCAAGGCCGCCAAGCCGACCGGCGAGTTCCCGATCTTCCTCGACTACCAGGACGACGTCCTGGAGGCGCTCACCGCCGCCGTCAAGCCCGAGCTCGCGCAGGCGCTCACCATCGCCGGCAAGCAGGAGCGCGAGGCCGAGCTGGACCGCGTCAAGCAGCTCGCCGCCGAGAAGCTCCTGCCGGAGTTCGAGGGCCGCGAGAAGGAGATCTCCGCCGCGTACCGCTCGCTCACCAAGCAGCTGGTCCGCGAGCGCGTGATCAAGGAGAAGAAGCGCATCGACGGCCGCGGTGTCACCGACATCCGCACCCTGGCCGCCGAGGTCGAGGCCATCCCGCGGGTCCACGGCTCCGCGGTGTTCGAGCGTGGCGAGACCCAGATCCTGGGCGTCACGACCCTGAACATGCTGCGCATGGAGCAGCAGCTGGACACCCTCTCCCCGGTGACCCGCAAGCGCTACATGCACAACTACAACTTCCCGCCGTACTCCACCGGCGAGACCGGCCGCGTCGGCTCCCCCAAGCGCCGCGAGATCGGCCACGGCGCCCTCGCCGAGCGCGCCCTGGTCCCGGTCCTGCCGGCGCGCGAGGAGTTCCCCTACGCGATCCGTCAGGTGTCCGAGGCGCTCAGCTCGAACGGCTCGACCTCCATGGGCTCGGTCTGCGCCTCCACCATGTCGCTGCTGAACGCCGGTGTGCCGCTGAAGGCCCCCGTCGCCGGTATCGCCATGGGCCTGATCTCCCAGGAGATCGAGGGCGAGACGCACTACGTCACCCTCACCGACATCCTCGGTGCGGAGGACGCCTTCGGTGACATGGACTTCAAGGTCGCCGGCACCAAGGACTTCGTGACCGCCCTCCAGCTCGACACCAAGCTGGACGGCATCCCGGCCTCCGTCCTGGCCGCCGCCCTGAAGCAGGCGCGTGACGCCCGCCTCCACATCCTCGACGTGATGATGGAAGCGATCGACACGCCGGACGAGATGTCCCCGAACGCGCCGCGGATCATCACCGTGAAGATCCCGGTCGACAAGATCGGCGAGGTCATCGGCCCCAAGGGCAAGATGATCAACCAGATCCAGGAGGACACGGGCGCCGAGATCACGATCGAGGACGACGGCACGATCTACATCGGTGCCGCCGACGGCCCCTCCGCCGAGGCCGCCCGCGCCACGATCAACGGCATCGCCAACCCGACGATGCCCGAGGTCGGCGAGCGCTACCTCGGTACGGTCGTCAAGACGACCACCTTCGGTGCGTTCGTCTCCCTGCTGCCCGGCAAGGACGGTCTGCTGCACATCTCGCAGATCCGCAAGCTGGCCGGCGGCAAGCGTGTGGAGAACGTCGAGGACGTTCTCGGTGTGGGCGCCAAGGTCCAGGTCGAGATCGCCGAGATCGACTCCCGCGGCAAGCTCTCCCTGATCCCCGTGATCGAGGGCGAGTCCGAGTCCAACGGCGGCTCCGCCGCGGGCTCCTCTGACGAGCAGAAGGACGACACCGACAAGTGACGTCGAGCAGCTCCCAGGCGACGGCCCGCACCTCTTCCGAGGCGCGGGCCGTCGCCCGTACCCAAACCCTGATCAAGGGAACCAACGGCATCGGCACGGTCCGCAAGACCACCCTCCCCGGCGGCCTGCGTATCGTCACCGAAACCCTGCCCTCGGTCCGCTCCGCGACCTTCGGTATCTGGGCGCACGTCGGCTCCCGCGACGAGACCCCGGCGCTGAACGGCGCCACCCACTACCTGGAGCACCTGCTCTTCAAGGGCACGAACCGCAGGTCCGCCCTGGACATCTCCTCCGCCATCGACGCGGTCGGCGGCGAGATGAACGCGTTCACGGCGAAGGAGTACACGTGCTACTACGCGCGCGTGCTCGACACCGACCTGCCGCTGGCCATCGACGTCGTCAGTGACATGCTGACCGGCTCGCTCATCCTCGAAGAGGACGTCGACGTCGAGCGCGGCGCCATCCTCGAAGAGATCGCCATGACCGAGGACGACCCGGGCGACTGCGTGCACGACCTGTTCGCGCACACGATGTTCGGCGACAACCCCCTCGGCCGCCCGGTCCTCGGCACGGTCGACACGGTCAACGCCCTCACCGCCGACCGCATCCGCCGCTTCTACAAGAAGCACTACGACCCGACCCACCTCGTGGTCGCGTGCGCCGGCAACGTCGACCACGCCAAGGTCGTACGGCAGGTCCGCGCCGCCTTCGAGAAGGCCGGTGCCTTCAAGGACGTCGCCGCCGAGCCCGTCGCCCCGCGCAGCGGCAAGCGCGACCTGCGCACCGCCGGCCGGGTCGAGCTGGTCGACCGCAAGACCGAGCAGGCCCATGTCGTGCTCGGCATGCCGGGTCTGTCCCGCACGGACGAGCGTCGCTGGGCCCTCGGCGTGCTGAACACCGCCCTCGGCGGCGGTATGTCGTCCCGCCTCTTCCAGGAGGTCCGCGAGAAGCGCGGCCTGGCCTACAGCGTGTACTCGTACACCTCGGGCTTCGCCGACTGCGGCCTGTTCGGCGTGTACGCGGGGTGCAGGCCGTCGCAGGTGCACGACGTGCTGAAGATCTGCCGCGACGAACTCGACCACGTCGCCGAGCACGGCCTCTCGGACGACGAGATAGGGCGCGCGATCGGCCAGCTCCAGGGCTCCACGGTCCTCGGCCTGGAGGACACCGGTGCGCTGATGAACCGCATCGGCAAGAGCGAGCTGTGCTGGGGCGAGCAGATGTCCGTCGACGACATGCTGTCGCGGATAGCTTCGGTCACCCCGGACGACGTCCGCTCGGTCGCCCGCGAGATCCTGGGACGGCGGCCCTCCCTGTCGGTCATCGGCCCGCTGAAGGACAAACAGGCGGCCCGCCTGCACGACGCCGTCGCCTGACAACCCCTGGTTAAGGAAGCACAAGAGATGAGCAAGCTGCGCGTGGCGGTCCTCGGCGCCAAGGGCCGGATCGGCTCGGAAGCGGTACGAGCCGTGGAAGCCGCCGAGGACATGGAACTGGTCGCCGCGCTGAGCCGGGGCGACCAGCTGGAGACGCTGGCCGAGACCGGCGCCCAGGTCGCGGTCGAACTGACCACGCCCGACTCGGTCATGGCCAACCTCGACTACTGCGTACGCCACGGCATCCACGCGGTCGTCGGCACCACCGGCTGGACCGACGAGCGCCTCGCGCAGCTGCAGGGCTGGCTGGAGCAGTCCCCGGAGACGGGCGTGCTCATCGCGCCCAACTTCTCCATC
This region of Streptomyces caelestis genomic DNA includes:
- the eccD gene encoding type VII secretion integral membrane protein EccD, encoding MSMTASAAATGGGPGTGTPAGAGTGLGFCRVTIVAPDSRIDVALPDDIPVADIYPEILTLSQQSPAEGAPVGYHLVRRNGTVLDSARSFAAQRILDGELLALRPFSESLPPAVFDDVSEAVASAVTSERTLWSGDLTRAAGLVGGGVLPVLLAFVAWMGDPLHDMNSLPGILAGVAGVLLVVLACVRARVYDDRASAIALGLGALPNVGAAGSGLLPLADGQGIGKLQFLLACAAVLLASVLLTLCSPSGDGPFVGFVVASAVGLLAVFAAILAGWTPSEIAALCAPIAVGGLAFLPGLSMRFARLPIGFDTPNTAPRSAYDTDPTPQEPVDAERVTAMARRGHELLVGLVGGCALIAVGSSAVLGFSSNVWAQLLALATGLALLMRAHLFRYTGQVAPVLAAGLASLVLLGLGLALNPPHSIVREALTGDRTDLDIRTIWLVAAIAAAGALVTAIGLIVSRGGLTPFWGRFLEIAEGFVLLTLVPLALAVFDVYSTVRSMTS
- a CDS encoding DUF397 domain-containing protein, whose protein sequence is MAETAEEIKARKERERDELYALDISGVEWHCAPGTEEHEERVEIAYLPEGAVAMRSSLDPDTVLRYTEAEWRAFVLGARDGEFDLEPAPRNGGLAPE
- the rpsO gene encoding 30S ribosomal protein S15, which translates into the protein MSLDAATKKQIMSEFGTKEGDTGSPEVQVALLSRRISDLTEHLKTHKHDHHSRRGLLILVGQRRRLLQYLAKKDIQRFRALVDRLGIRRGAAGAK
- a CDS encoding polyribonucleotide nucleotidyltransferase, with amino-acid sequence MENETHYAEAVIDNGPFGTRTIRFETGRLAKQAAGSAVAYLDDDTMVLSATTASKNPKDQLDFFPLTVDVEERMYAAGKIPGSFFRREGRPSEDAILTCRLIDRPLRPSFKKGLRNEIQVVATIMALNPDHLYDVVAINAASASTQLAGLPFSGPIGGVRVALIRGQWVAFPTHTELEDAVFDMVVAGRVLEDGDVAIMMVEAEATEKTIKLVEGGAEAPTEEVVAAGLDAAKPFIKVLCRAQSDLASKAAKPTGEFPIFLDYQDDVLEALTAAVKPELAQALTIAGKQEREAELDRVKQLAAEKLLPEFEGREKEISAAYRSLTKQLVRERVIKEKKRIDGRGVTDIRTLAAEVEAIPRVHGSAVFERGETQILGVTTLNMLRMEQQLDTLSPVTRKRYMHNYNFPPYSTGETGRVGSPKRREIGHGALAERALVPVLPAREEFPYAIRQVSEALSSNGSTSMGSVCASTMSLLNAGVPLKAPVAGIAMGLISQEIEGETHYVTLTDILGAEDAFGDMDFKVAGTKDFVTALQLDTKLDGIPASVLAAALKQARDARLHILDVMMEAIDTPDEMSPNAPRIITVKIPVDKIGEVIGPKGKMINQIQEDTGAEITIEDDGTIYIGAADGPSAEAARATINGIANPTMPEVGERYLGTVVKTTTFGAFVSLLPGKDGLLHISQIRKLAGGKRVENVEDVLGVGAKVQVEIAEIDSRGKLSLIPVIEGESESNGGSAAGSSDEQKDDTDK
- a CDS encoding M16 family metallopeptidase, whose translation is MTSSSSQATARTSSEARAVARTQTLIKGTNGIGTVRKTTLPGGLRIVTETLPSVRSATFGIWAHVGSRDETPALNGATHYLEHLLFKGTNRRSALDISSAIDAVGGEMNAFTAKEYTCYYARVLDTDLPLAIDVVSDMLTGSLILEEDVDVERGAILEEIAMTEDDPGDCVHDLFAHTMFGDNPLGRPVLGTVDTVNALTADRIRRFYKKHYDPTHLVVACAGNVDHAKVVRQVRAAFEKAGAFKDVAAEPVAPRSGKRDLRTAGRVELVDRKTEQAHVVLGMPGLSRTDERRWALGVLNTALGGGMSSRLFQEVREKRGLAYSVYSYTSGFADCGLFGVYAGCRPSQVHDVLKICRDELDHVAEHGLSDDEIGRAIGQLQGSTVLGLEDTGALMNRIGKSELCWGEQMSVDDMLSRIASVTPDDVRSVAREILGRRPSLSVIGPLKDKQAARLHDAVA